Within the Medicago truncatula cultivar Jemalong A17 chromosome 4, MtrunA17r5.0-ANR, whole genome shotgun sequence genome, the region ATAGGGAGACATAAACTATTTACTCTCTACATTTGAAAATCCTACAGGAGCCAATGCGAATTAAATGAACTATGTACTAAACATGTGACTCTAAGATTTAATACTTGCTAGTATCCCTATCAACTTTTCCAATTCACCAACCTAGTTGTTATGTTGGTCTTTGGTAGAAGCtctttaatttttgcttttACGAGTTCAGTTGGAACAACCAGCaatagaaaattgtttttaagatTAGGGAAAGCCTTGTAAGGAAAGTTAGAAATTGTGTTATCATTAGaggttaattattatttaaatcaGATCTTAACTAAACTCATTTATCACCCAATTATTATATTCGTGCCCTTACGTGTGTCTACTGTAACACCTCAGAAATAATCATGTCgatcaataattttttagagTAATTCAATTTTACTTGATTAATGTGGAATCGTCTATTTGAATTCAAAAAGTTCCTATATGAacgaaaatttaatattaagaaTAATAAGAAAGATATATGACACCTAATTTAAGATGGAGGGAGTACgaaatttgaaggatattaAAATGATGAATGTATTAAGactttctaaaaaattaatagattAACGTTAGTGgagaaagaaaatatgaaataaagaaaTTGCAAACGTGCGAAGATGAATACATTGTGAAATTGTGAATAGTAAATCGTTGTTGGTGGGTAAAGAATGCATTGACAAAATGACACACAATGAATCAAAATTTCTAAGCAAAATTACGATTAGGAATTTTAAATCGAGATTATTGTTGTGGATTAGGGTTCTTTTATAAATTGCAAACgaaatctcaatttttttctcttttaaaaattcGTGTTAgtgattaatataattaaatctAAAAACTTCAGTATTTAATGtccaatatattaaataaaataaaagctcATTATACAACATTACATAAAGttcacaaaatataaatatagacaAAAACATACAACACACTCTAGCTGATAAacagaagtaaaaaaaaattagggaattGTGACCTTTGTTGGTCTTCTTCTAGCTGACGTAAGGATGAACTAATGTTTTATCTTTCCcatcctcatcttcggctttaTATATTTACCTGTTACCTTATCTATATCCAGCTAAGATGAGAAATTAAATTTCATCATCGTCTCCAACAAATTTCGGTATCCCCGCCTCATCCCCATCCCCACATTgaatcctttttttaataaaaaataagtttttttccaGCTCGGATGACAATGTCgtaatgcattatccagcaATATGATGACTTCAACATTTTGttgatcaaataaattatttgctCCTTTAAATTTCAATGACTGTTTTTACAACATGACAAATCTCGAtggataataaaataattttctacatTCTAGATGTGTTTGGGTATGAGTTCGGGGTGAGTACATATATTATTGTTACACATCTCATACCCATGTTTTAAAATCggaaaaaatctaaatttataTCCAAACCCAGTTAAAATGGGAAAATTTCGTTAAATCGAGGAGAGTTTGGATAGGTATCAGCATATATGAGTTTTGATGCTatatctaattttaattttttctagtGGTAAAAGATTAAATATAGTGGTGTAGGGTAATTTTTCAGATTTATGACTCGCTGGATGCAAAAGGCCCTGAGCCTAGTCCATATGACATACGCTAAGGCCCAATATATCCTTACTGAACGTTAGCCCAACTAATGCTTTTGCttttttaattcttaaaatGCTTAAATTTATTATCTTTGTGCCCTATAAAAGTATAGGTAGTCCCTTGAATAATCTATCATATTTTACAAACATTTATCTTTGTGCCCTAAAACGTCAAATTTGTGTGTATGAATTCATATCACGTTTGTCACTTCATCTACATATAAAAACAACTACATAAGTtaagaacaaaatatttattttatgagttatacTAACATGTACTCTAAATTTTCACAATTAGTtagtatttttaattgaaataaaataattataaaaattttaaaaaatagattaacacaatttccaatatataattttcatctttaagattttctttattttataaaggtAGCCAAAAACATTTAACCCCAATAAAAGAAAGAATTCTCATCACATgtgaaaaatcataaaaattattctCTAATAGATATATGATAGATTATTCAAGATAGGAAGCTTACCTACCCAGTAGCCACCAACCCACCAAGTTCTAGTCCATCAAAGTTGaccaaaaacatcacaaaccaAACACTAATCCTTGTCCTCTATAAACAGCAAAAACTTTTAATCAAAGCTATTACAATCATATCCTAAAATTCACATTTCTTAGgtacaaaattcatttttgagATGGCTACTGCAAATCAAGAAGAAGTGAGGCTATTAGGAAAATGGGCAAGTCCATTTAGCAACAGAATTGATCTTGCATTGAAACTCAAAGGTGTTCCATACAAATACTCTGAAGAAAATCTAGCTAATAAAAGTGATGATCTTCTTAAATACAATCCTGTTTACAAGAAGGTGCCTATTCTTGTTCACAATGGAAATCCAATTGCTGAGTCTCTTATCATTCTTGAATACATAGATGAGACATGGAAGAATAATCCACTTTTGTCTGAGGATCCTTATGAGAGAGCCTTGGCTCGTTTTTGGTCTAAGACTCTTGATGACAAGGTTAGTATCatgattctttttttgttacacttttaagGTTCATGTTTTAAATTCTCATTTGCAATCACCATAATTATGATAGTATTAAAGTAgaggtgagagagagagagttgttaAGGTGAGACTCTATTCAAGAAaaataagtgtatgtttggattcATTTTAGGATAGGcaaaagtgattatgaaaacttaaaatagattttagtatatttgttttgttttttttattagaattgGTTTTGTCATTCTAACTTGATGCTAGGATTTGTAGTTATAGCCTACAAACTTTACTTTTGCACTTAAGTTTATTGTTCAACACTtaaatgtatccaaacaaaatcattttacaTTAAATTCACTTTTAACTTAGATCAAGTTTACAAATCAATTGTGTTCAACAAAAAGAAAGTTTACAAATTAATTCAATCAAAACCAATTTGTGCAATAGTAGAACCAAATAAACACCCAGGAATTAGTCTCACCATAATGGTTCAAAACCCTGACATAGCTCTTGCAATCACAATTGTATACCCCCATATTAGAATTAGACAATCATCGGTCATGGTTACACTTACATCGCGATCTTTGATATTGCAAAGAATTTGCGTCAAAATGCAGTTAATGTTTGCCTTAATAACTTGATGTGTGCTCCTTCTTAAGGTTTGAGGTTCGATTTTGCCTAAATTTGAATGCGTTagtttagctttttttttttaaatatttgcaaaaaaatgTTTGCCTTAATAACACCCGCATTGTTGTAGCAGATACATCAAAAATCTTGATGTCGCGGTCCAAAtagtatattaaaaacaaacttGCTAGTGTCATAAGTTGTATTTGTGCACAATTTATTAATATAAGATTTATCTTTATTGGATTTAGATTTTGCCTGCAATATGGAATGCTTGTTGGAGTGATGAGAAGGGACGTGAGAAAGCTGTGGAGGAAGCATTAGAAGCTCTAAAGATACTAGAGGATGAAATAAAGGACAAGAAATTCTTTGGTGGAGAAACCTTAGGACTTGTAGATATTGCTGCCAATTTCATTGGTTATTGGGTTTATATATTACAAGAAATTGCAGGGTTGGAGTTACTCACTCTTGAGAAATTTCCAAAGGTATATAAATGGAGTCAAGAATTTATCAATCACCCTGTTATCAAGGAAGGGTTGCCTCCAAGAGATGAACTATTTGCCTTTTTCAAAGCTTCAGCTTCAAAGTAGAACCAATTTTAGAGGCAtgatttataattgtttttcataatttaattttccttcaaaataatCATGTTGTACTGATTTGAGTTGTAAGCCAAAagcttgttatttttttcttgattttttagtttaattgaaCAATGCCACGAACTTGCATAACTCCATTTTAACATGTATAACTTCACATGTTAAAATGAGTGAATGATCATTCTCTAAAATTGCATGACCAAAAtaatttggtttttgaatttgaaatttttttattacattaatatttt harbors:
- the LOC25491534 gene encoding probable glutathione S-transferase, with product MATANQEEVRLLGKWASPFSNRIDLALKLKGVPYKYSEENLANKSDDLLKYNPVYKKVPILVHNGNPIAESLIILEYIDETWKNNPLLSEDPYERALARFWSKTLDDKILPAIWNACWSDEKGREKAVEEALEALKILEDEIKDKKFFGGETLGLVDIAANFIGYWVYILQEIAGLELLTLEKFPKVYKWSQEFINHPVIKEGLPPRDELFAFFKASASK